The Populus alba chromosome 6, ASM523922v2, whole genome shotgun sequence genomic interval ATGAAGTTTCCAGTTTCTCTTTCTCATACTTGATTGCATTGAGTTCATTCTTCAAAACCACAACTTCATCCTGAAGAGATCCTATCTCAAGAAGCTGAACCTTCAATTTGGTAGATTCTTCCATGACTTGTTGCCGTTCATACTCAGAAACTGTCAGCTTTAATTCAAGATCGCTAAGAgtggttttaaaattttcttcgCAAGATATGTAATTAGTCAACAGCTTTGACATTCTTCCATTGTCAACCTTGAGCATTTCTTGGTTCTGTTTGGATGCAGCAAGTTCACCCATCAAGCCTTGAACCTTCGTGTTGGATTCAATCTGAGAAGTATTGAGTTCCGATTCTAGCTTGGCTATGACTGCACATAAACCAGACACTTCATCCACAGCTTCAGAAGCTATTCTCTCTCTATCCGCTTGAGTTGCAGAAAGTTGCTTGGTGAGGTTTCCCACCTCTCTTTGAAGACTCTCAACTTCAACCATCATCTCCAAATACATCTGGTTTAGCAAACTAAATCTCTTATtctgtttttcattttcctcAAGAAGTGTCTCCAACTCCGCAATTAGTTTTTCCTCTTTCGAGGCACTATCTTCTAGAACTGAAGATATATTTTCTTCTAAAACCGTCACTCTTCTGGAACAATCAGCAAATCTTCTGTGCGACTCTCTCAATTTTGCCTCCAAATGGGTGCAGTGCCCTTGCAACTCTAATTTCTGCCTTTCCAGCTCTCCATTTGATTTCTGAAGTGAACTGCATTCTTGCATAATACTTTCAGCAGTAGCTTGCAAATTAAGATTCTCTCTTTTCAGATAATCACAATCTTCTTGAGCTTCTGACCATTGATCATGCAGTTGTTGTAGATTTTGTTTCAGATCAGTCGTTTGAGTCTCCACGTCATTTTTCAATCTTGAAACCTGATCTTGAAGAATCTGAACCTGAGTTTTGGAATTCTCTAGTTCCAATTTGGTTGACTTCCTCTCATCTGTCAATTGCGTTATTTGACCTTCCAAGACAGTTATGTGTGATGACAACTCTTCATTTTCTTGCTTTAGCTCTGATAATCGGATCTCCAATTCCTGTTTAGCACTAGCTAGCTCTGAAGATCTCCTTTCAAGAATTTTATTGGCAGAAACATGCGAATCCACACTGCTGCTAAGTACCATTAAATCCTTTCTCAAGTCATTCAGGCACTTCGTAGCAATGTCACCTCCCCTTGTCACAATCTCCATTCTTTCTTCCATCTggcctttttcattttgaagaACGGAAAGCTTGGCTTCTAATTCTCTCTGATACCTTTGAAGATCCTCATTCTCATCTTCTTTTGACAGTAAACTAGCCTTGAGTCTTTCTATCTCAGCCAATTTTTCACCGAGTTCCATTTTCAGTTCTTTTACTTCAACTTCCAGTTGCGATTTCAGGCTTTCAATCTGTTGAATTGAAAGATTGTGATCATTTTCAATCTCCCTAAgcaatttcttcttcatcttctcttcAAGTTTATCCATTTGTGATTCTTGGCCATTCCCTTCGGACATGAAACTCGTCGAAGATAAAACTCCATCCGtggagctcttttttttttccttaagttTGAGCAACAACTCAAGGTTTTCATCTGTTAACTCCTGGCAGTCGCTTTCCAGCTCCTGCAGCTTAACTTTTAATGCTTCAATTTCTCTGATCAAATTTTCATCACCTCCAGTTATGGACTCCATTTTTGTGGAATAATGCCTTTCATTCAGCGACTCTGATAGCTTTGCTTTCAAACTgactatttctttttctttagcaGTTAGCTTGCATTTGTATTCAGTCTCCATATGCAAAAAATTTCGGTTGTTCATACTCTCATTTTCTATGCTTCGGTTTTTGTCCTCCAGATCCTTTTCCAGTGCTTGTACTTTAGCCTGCAAAATTTTCTCCGATTCTTGCAGTTGTTGAGTGTGGAGAATTAAGTTCCTGTTCTTCTCTAAGTTCATCTGGATAGAGTTTTCCATATCGCTGAATTTTGACTGGAGAGCAGAGAGATTATCTATCTCATCTTTCTGCTTTTCGATGGTTTCTTCCAGCTCCTGAAGCACAGATACAAGCTCAGCATTAGACTCTTGACTCCTTTTCAGCTGGAGACTGAGATTAGCATTGGATTCCCTCTGAAACATAACATCATTTTCTAATTCCTTAACTGCACCTTCATCTTGGAACGTGTAATCCTCCAACGCTGCTGGTTTCGCAGTAGATTTCTCTAACAACAGTTTCAATTGTTCAACTTCTTTTTGCAGCCCATCACGTTCTGCGCATGCTGCTGACAGCTCCATGTACAAATTTGCCTGGTTTTTAGACTGCTCAGAGTATTCCTTCCTCAATAATTCCATATCAAGCATCACCTTCCTGGCATTCCTCTCCCACATCTTAGCCTCATTACGAAGGTCTTCGATTGTATCTTCTGCCCTTTCCAACAAGCTCTTAGAAGAACCTGAAATTCTCAAAGATGATGTAGCAAACTCTTGTGTGTCTTCTTGAGAAAGGTTTTCTGGAAGCGTTATCCGTGATTTAAATGATGAATGATTTGATTCAGATGGATTGCCCATAGGATAACTCTTTTGGGAGCTTGCCGAATTTGGTTTTCCTGAAATCAGGGGGGGCTCATCACCACTTAAGTTGTTTGACGGCGAGAAACTTTCCCTTCTTGTGAAATCCTCTGCTGAGTCATAGCTGTGATGTGAATCCGAGTTAGAGAAACTGGCTTCCTACAGTGAAGGATGACGTTATGTTAGTTTAATACGAGGAAAAAGGGGAAAGAAGAGCCGCCggtgacataaaaaaattgcaaccATACTTACCGGCCTCCTCTCATGTTCTTGCGGAAGTGAGGTAGAGCTGGAATCTCTACCTGAGTAAGATTCTTCACTCTTTGCAATTGTACCATTAGACTCCTCTGACTTGATCTCCACTTCATGAGACTGATCAGAGTCTGCATTTATATCTTCCTTGTGGGAATCTGTCTCCTTCGATTTGTCATCCCTGGAAATTGTGCATATTGAAAGATATttcatgaataaattaattaacagaGAAATCAAAAcactggaaaagaaaaggagggaaaaGTGAACAAGTTGCACCACACAAACCTGATTAGTTTTGTTCTCGGTGTCAGGCATTGAATCTTgacctgaaaaataatatatatcagaTAAGCGGCTCAGATTACTACTATCAATGATAACATATTCCACTGCTACAACCAAAATGTGTTTCGTGTGGAGACAAATTAGCCACACAACCACTGCAATTCAAGTTTGAAAGGAATGGAAGTTTTTCAGGGAAGAGATTTGGGGGGTTTGTTTACTGTAAATCAGGATGTGTGTTCCCATTAGACCAGCAGAGTGcttgtaagaaaataatattcaaagcaaaaatataTTGAGCTATAGAGAGAAGTGATATAAGATTACATAGAGTTAACGAGTTAAGTTGAGAgagttttctccttttttttggtgtagtttttaattttcttcaatagCTGTGagtaaaattagtatttttgtGAATAGATAAATTGTCAAACCACATTTCTTGATTCTAGATATCAATCTTAGATTCTAACAATTGATATCAGAGACTTGgatagtgtttttcttttttgcctataaatcaaagtgtttaaaaatgtgttttgaaCATACTAATGTGACAAGTTCATCGagacaacaaaacaatgaaatttGTTTTGCAAAATCATAATGCATGTGCCCCTGTTTCAACTACATATAGAGGCTTGTAAGGGTAGaatattcaaagcaaaaatttaCCGAGTAATAGAGAAAAGTGAGGTAAAATTATAAAGAGTTTGTAAATTGAGTTGAGAGAGGTTATCCTCctttgttgtaatttttaattccAATAATAGctatatggataaaaaaaaattgttgaaccATGTTAAATTATGTGTTATTGATTCTAGATATCAATCTTAGATTCTAACAATTGTTATCAAAGccttggatgatttttttttcctataaatcaaagtgttcaaaacatgttttgaatataCCAATATAATAAGGATATTaagatgaataaaataataaaaatctcatgCAAAACAAAGACATGAGTAAGTCCTACACATCAAACAACTTCTCCTTTTGTGTCTTTACACATGTTAATCATTCATGTAGCCTGACAACCTGAACCCATGACCCATTAATTAAACCCGACCTAGTCCAGGTCAATGCCATAGCCTATATGTCACGTTCTAAGTCGAAAAGAAGTTTCAATCACCTCACTACGGCATCATCTATGAGGTTAGGCACATCACCAACCATGTCAGCATGTTAGTCCTGTCATTTGCCATGTGTTTACCATATCACCCTTGCATAGGGTGATAATCCAGTACGGTCAAAAGTAGAGGCAACCTGTGTTATTACTTCATCTAAGCCATGCATTAAGCCATATTTCCTTTGATCAAGTTTAAGTTGTctaaagtttaattttgataattttatactagttttcaactaatttgatcattttagACACAGCTATGGAGTTTGATTGTCCAAATTCATAGTTAAAGTTAGTGTAAATGGAGGAAATCGCTAGAGAAGAATTAAAGGttgatagaataaaaaaaatttaaaggcatAGATTTTAGGTATTGAAGAATACAAATTGAAGACTATTTCTATAGGAAAAAACTTTAACTTCCTTTAGCAGGAAGGAGTCATAGAAGATGGGGAGAATTAATGAAACCTTTTTGACATATACATTTTAGGTGTTCCACCTAACCTTATCAAGTAAAGttacatataatattataataaaaatgaccATTGTAGAGCTGATGACAGTCTTGTCTAACATGTATGAGaagttgttagaaaataatattgatgTGTATAGAGTTTATGGATAatacaaatcataaatataaagataGATTATTGAATGTGTGGTTGATGCAAAGTGAGATCCTAAGTATTGAAATGGACTAAAAGATTTTAGTAAAAAGAAGGTAtcaattacatatatatatcttttctttGATAGTAAAGCTACAATAACTAAGCTAATACTAGGGATTATAGATGTAAAAGATTTGTCTCTTAAGCAATTATACATGAAGACCTCTTTCCTTTATGGGGATTTGAAGGAAGATATCTACATGAAGTAGCAAAATAGATTctcaataaaaggaaaagagaatatgTTTTACAAGTTGAAAAGAAATTTGTATGGCATAAAACAAGCTCCAAGAAGAAGTTGTCAAGatagtttgaaatgaaggattgaAAGGTGTAAAACAAATCTTTAATGTGAGAATCATTAAGAACAGGGCAAATGGTACCTTGAATCTCTCATAAAAAAAGTATGTGAAGAAAGTTCTTtctaaactcaacatggatcaaGCAGAATTAATAAGCACACCATTAGCTAATTATTTCAGACTAACTATGGagcatttcataaaaaacaaaaaaaataaaagaaatacatgAGTTAATTTACTTATGATTCAACAATCAAAAGTATCATATACGTTATAATATGTATAAGGCTAGACATTGTAAATCTAGTAAGAGTTGTGAGTATATACATAAATATTCTAGAAAACACACACTGGGAAACGATGAagtgaattttgaaatatcTAAATGGTTTTTCATATATGCTattttatttcacaaaattaGACTTGAAGTTTCAAAGTTATGTTGATGATAATTTGGCTGATGATGTTGATAACAAGAAAATTACTATAGGGTTTGTGTATACTTTAGATAATATAATTGTGTGTTGGGTAAGTTATAAAAGGTTGATTGtctctttttctatatatactGAATATGTAGCTATAATTAAAGCCATAAAGGAGATGATATAGTTGCAAAGTTTCTTAAAAGAACTAGATAAGGACAATAAGAAGGGTACATTTTACATTTCAGAACTAAGTATATTCAGATTAGATATCACTTTATccaatatttgtttgattatgagTAATTGATTTTAGAGAAGATCTATGAAAGTACGCATCCAACACACATTTTAACTAAGGGATTTACCGTTGACAAAATAAAGTTGCATAAAGCTTTAGTAGGTCTTCGAGGATAAAAGACAAATATGATGCCATTTGTTTCTAATTAGAAGATTGTTATGTGTGGAGATAAATTAGACACCTAATCAACTGCAAATCAAGTTGAAAAGGAAGAGAATTTTTTCAAGGAAGAGATTTGGGGGTTTGTGTatcaaattattagaaaaaagttATGGTGTGTGCTCCCCCATttcaactataaataaaaaacttgtaatAGCATaataaacaaagcaaaaacaaactgAGTGATAGAGAGAAGTAAGGTGAGATTATAGAGAGTTTGCGAGTTGAGTTGAGAGAgttttctctttctattttggtgtaatttttaattttctatcatGCGAGGAAATTAGTAGCTTTGTGTAAATAGACAAATTGCCGAACCACtttaaatgattaaatgatTGCAATAGTCTAtttgtgtgttttcttttttatgaaaggaagaaaggaaataaaaaaaaataaagaagaatcaAGGCATTAAATAATGCAAGAGAACACAACATAAGACAAAAGCAATATACCTTCAAGCCCATTCAAGTTCTATATATATCTCCTCTAGTTCAATCTCTCACATCTATCTCAGATGTCATATTTATTGTGCAAActcataaattaacaaaatattcagaaatatttattgaaaatatttagatattttcaattttaattcgCCAAACTTTcttttggaaaaacaaaaagaaaaggatatttttgaatttctacTTCTTCAAACTAAAAACTCTAATCAAATAATGTATCATCAAACTTTAGATGTCTAGTCATTGAAATGAAGACAACGAACAAATCCTCCAATTTGTTTAACATGACAATCATTTGTTTCAAGATGGCAAGTCGTTGGaactttatcaaataattatatcaatcaatccttttctaCTTATTTCTGCAAACACATTTACTAAAACTTCTTTTATAGGCTACTTGTTCATGCTTTCCCacaaatatattgatattttggtaaaatttcaataataataagtcatacttttataatattcacattgaaatattaaatattaaatattaaatacattGTATGGTTcctcaagtttttaaaattgattaaatcagCCCTAGTTCTCTAACAATGGACATATCAACCCTCACACTTTTGGTTTATGGTTAACCATAGTCCCTTCATCTACTTAAAtgcattattttaaaacatagatAGGCTCGACAAGTCTACCCAGAATATGGTAGACTTGAGGTCTGGATTGGTTctagatgaaaagaaaatagtaaaagaaaaacacttggGTGACTAATCAAAAACCCGAGTTAACTCGATGACCCAGTAAAAACTCGAttatcaacttgttttttttttttgttatgaatttttttatttaaaataatatctttttaattctttcttttttaaaaaagttttaggtTGACTTAGATCGACCCTTTCAACCAATGATCTTGATCTTGTCTCCCATTAATCCCATagtggttttttaaattatgcttAGATGTACACATGTTGCAAGCACCACATGAGGCGGACTTTTTAATGAACCAGTGATGCACATAGAGACTGGAGGGTGTTTGGCATTGCTGTTGAAaagcactttttaaaaaattaaaatttttttttttgctttaaagtaatatatttttgatgttttcaaatcattttgatgtgctgatctcaaaaatgatttttaaaaaaaataaaaaaaatattattggcatgcttttttgagtgaaaaacactttgaaaagcaacagcaaccacactcccaaacacgctCGCATGgacaaaattaaagtaaaagctTGATTCGACCAATTTCCAAAATCAGAAGGACAAAATGATGAATTTATCCTAATATTTGGTGCTCTAATCTCTAGAATTTGCTGTAACATTGtgaagttggtttacattttctTTATTCCCacaaacatgttaatatttttttttttatatcacacaatttattaatcatatttttttatatataacaaaatcaattaattgtaacttttaatttatttatatttactaTTATATCTTTCTGtcaattatttttgtgaaaagtaatcatataaattacatatgatagtttcaatataaattagtaaagatatccatttaaatcaataaaaaaaaaactctttttaagtgaaaaaataaataaatttgtgaaGTGTatgtttttccttcaaattaggggtgagcatttccggttcggtccggttttcaccaaaaaaactaaccaaatcgatttatttatttatttttaaataaaaaccgaaatcggttcaaaccgagcattttcggttcggttcggttcggttaattgaaaggaaaaaaccagaaaaaaccgaTTTCATCTTGGCCAAGCATATCAATCAGGTTTTCTGAATCAGGAATCCAAAAAGAACAAGattcaaacaaaaatttaaaaaaaatatttatcacaaCATCCATTACAGTAATCACAACATGAATGACAAATCAAcattcttataaataaatatagaaaatgaaTACATAACATATCtataaaaatcagaaaaaaaataaacagggacaaaacttaaaagaaagaCTGAAGAGAGGGAGGCTCCCGAGCTGCTATTTGGTTGTAAATCCATGAGCTTAGTCGATTATGCttaaagaaaaggacaaaaagattGTGCTTAAAGCCTTAAAGAAATGTTGAGAGATATGCGATATGAAGATGTTGAGGGGGGGTTGTGAGAAAAGTTAAGAGATAAGAGATGAAGCTGGGGCTGTGATGGGGGGTTGTGAGAAAGGTTGAGGGATGAGAGATGAAGATTGTGCTGAGAGATAAAGATTGAGAAACATGGGCGATAAAGGTTGAGAGTGAAGATGAGGGTGAGGGCTGAGTTGAGAGGTAAAGATTGTGAAACATGGATGGCGGCTAGGGTTTAGAAAGGAGAAGGGGAAAGCTGAAAAGTAGGTATTTATAgtattactaatttttttacttgaaccggtttggttcggttcggtttattcggtttcagctttttaaaaaccaaatccGAATCGAACCggcttgttttttaaattttctaatcggtttgatcggttttttttttaaattcggtttttttcagttatttttttttccggttttctcggtttaatcagttttttcggttttttttgctcacccctacttcaaatactaatataattttttttctattatatcatATGTTTATGtatagtttatttataaaatataactatatatatataatataaatattttaaatataatattatagacatataaccttgttaaatatttttaaataaagtctattaatattcttttcatttttaaaacctcaaaataatttttttatattgtacaagctaaattaattttatttttttttatttttaaaatctgaaaACGATCTCTAACCACCTAAATTTGAATGGAGAACACAACtctatcacataaaaaataaataacgatTAACCCATAAAATTAgcatagaaaattaattttgttataataaacaataaaacccataacatgaaaaacatgttaataaagCTGATCGATtcaaaaggttgaaattgaatAAGTAGGAAAGTAGGAATAATTACCTATCAGTACAAGAAACATATGGAGAAAATAATTATCTAAAgttgtttttgttagaaaaagatagatattgatgtttaacTAAGTAGGTGAATTGAAAAGTAGGAAATGAAAGTGTCAACGTTTTCctagcaaaaaaagaaaataaaaaaagcttaatCAATATCTAATAACCAATATttctaaaattcattaaatataataaaaatttaaaagtagttttcaaaaattattttcaatcaaacaaataagataaaaaaagatacgTGTCGAGTGACTGCTACAAGAACAC includes:
- the LOC118048369 gene encoding uncharacterized protein; the encoded protein is MFRLHKARPAAKSSSGEKTDFKFSYFKALQVPRGWDKLSVSIVSVETGKTIAKTSKAAARNGNCQWTESLSESMWTASQDESSKEHDECLFKFVVAMGSARSGILGEATVNMASYMSSSDSVPVSFPLKRCNHGTVLQVKIQCLTPRTKLIRDDKSKETDSHKEDINADSDQSHEVEIKSEESNGTIAKSEESYSGRDSSSTSLPQEHERRPEASFSNSDSHHSYDSAEDFTRRESFSPSNNLSGDEPPLISGKPNSASSQKSYPMGNPSESNHSSFKSRITLPENLSQEDTQEFATSSLRISGSSKSLLERAEDTIEDLRNEAKMWERNARKVMLDMELLRKEYSEQSKNQANLYMELSAACAERDGLQKEVEQLKLLLEKSTAKPAALEDYTFQDEGAVKELENDVMFQRESNANLSLQLKRSQESNAELVSVLQELEETIEKQKDEIDNLSALQSKFSDMENSIQMNLEKNRNLILHTQQLQESEKILQAKVQALEKDLEDKNRSIENESMNNRNFLHMETEYKCKLTAKEKEIVSLKAKLSESLNERHYSTKMESITGGDENLIREIEALKVKLQELESDCQELTDENLELLLKLKEKKKSSTDGVLSSTSFMSEGNGQESQMDKLEEKMKKKLLREIENDHNLSIQQIESLKSQLEVEVKELKMELGEKLAEIERLKASLLSKEDENEDLQRYQRELEAKLSVLQNEKGQMEERMEIVTRGGDIATKCLNDLRKDLMVLSSSVDSHVSANKILERRSSELASAKQELEIRLSELKQENEELSSHITVLEGQITQLTDERKSTKLELENSKTQVQILQDQVSRLKNDVETQTTDLKQNLQQLHDQWSEAQEDCDYLKRENLNLQATAESIMQECSSLQKSNGELERQKLELQGHCTHLEAKLRESHRRFADCSRRVTVLEENISSVLEDSASKEEKLIAELETLLEENEKQNKRFSLLNQMYLEMMVEVESLQREVGNLTKQLSATQADRERIASEAVDEVSGLCAVIAKLESELNTSQIESNTKVQGLMGELAASKQNQEMLKVDNGRMSKLLTNYISCEENFKTTLSDLELKLTVSEYERQQVMEESTKLKVQLLEIGSLQDEVVVLKNELNAIKYEKEKLETSCRLVSGECRELKIEKSSFIEKITILQKAVSELEDSKQKIISLEEKLLRMEGDLMAKEAFCEQYAEINSELTRIKRANKQLQQQMRQVEEDKLACLTRTQSLEGEVVFLKDQQQNQRDSERKNSYSNQLQEGDYGYKIPDGVVPASKSRSLEENLAKALEENNSYKIQLKRLKSEGRKSVPRSRKSTAEGEVVPKEKFERTKSSLEAELRDIRERYFHMSLKYAEVEANREELVMKLKASNSGKRWL